The Vigna unguiculata cultivar IT97K-499-35 chromosome 6, ASM411807v1, whole genome shotgun sequence genome contains a region encoding:
- the LOC114186887 gene encoding disease resistance protein RPM1-like isoform X2, producing the protein MTETVVSFASQHLLSKFLDAVKMVRDLPKEVAEVTDELESFQDFIHDANKVAEAEEDNNKRDRIRKRLTRLTEAAFRMEDVIDDYVLCDNKQPEEDPRCADLLCEAVQIIKTQILRLQIAYQIQDVKSVVRGEKDAFQKHFPIEPRSDGSRENENFTWHKLRVDPLFKQDEEVVGLEGPIQTLKKGLTEGREERTVISIVGMAGLVERLLRDLTKELCEERNEQPPQDVETMNQMSLIKEVRKRLCNKRYVVLFDDVWNEKFWDDIELALIDNKNGSRILITTRDERVVEFCKKALSFEVHKLQPLSKEKSLELLCRRAFGYDFDGRCPEDYEEVGLDIVRKCECLPLAIVAIGSLLYRKCKSSSEWHLFSQNLSSELQGNSELHSVTKILSLSYDALPQNLRSCLLYFGMYPEDYEVKCDRLIWQWIAEGFVKHESRKNLEEVAQQYLMELISRSLVLVSSFSTDGKVKACRVHDSMHEMIRLKIKNTEFCEYIDEHNHLEPSGTIRRLAIATSSNGLIGSIEESQHVRSILFFTNKVLSEDFTIRLLAIAKYMRLKVLDFEFAPLYNVPESLGSLINLKYLSFRDTYIRSLPKSICKLQNLETLDVRANREIAMQNLEILDVRANREIEVPKEITKLRKLRCFLGNRISSIALKDSLGSITSLEKMHVLEIDPDGEVIREIGKLKQLRDLRVVSLRGDDADTLCSSINEMPLLERLHISTKYGTEAIDLQIRSSLSKLRKLHLYGNLKEFPIWIPRLQNLVKLSLVQSRLTNIPLISLGNMPNVLILSLSLNSYEGETLHFQKGGFQKLKELELQRLHQLSSIFIDSGTLQSLEKLLIINIPKLKTVPSGIQHLKKLRLLHMLYMPSEFKQRIDPNGGKEHWMIKHVPDVRFVPLLLAEGFAKMFSLRL; encoded by the exons ATGACAGAAACTGTAGTGTCTTTTGCGAGTCAGCATTTGCTTTCAAAATTTTTGGATGCTGTGAAGATGGTGAGAGATCTCCCAAAAGAAGTTGCAGAAGTTACAGATGAACTAGAAAGCTTTCAAGATTTCATCCATGACGCAAATAAAGTGGCTGAAGCTGAAGAAGATAACAATAAACGGGATAGAATAAGAAAAAGGTTGACGAGGCTGACAGAAGCTGCCTTTCGCATGGAAGATGTAATCGATGACTATGTGTTATGTGACAATAAGCAACCTGAAGAAGATCCTCGATGTGCAGATTTACTCTGTGAGGCTGTTCAGATCATCAAAACTCAAATCCTTCGCCTTCAAATAGCGTATCAGATTCAGGACGTTAAATCAGTTGTTCGAGGGGAAAAAGATGCCTTCCAAAAACATTTTCCAATAGAACCAAGATCAGACGGCTCTAGAGAAAACGAAAATTTCACATGGCATAAACTTCGAGTGGATCCTCTCTTTAAGCAAGATGAGGAGGTTGTTGGGCTTGAAGGCCCTATACAAACACTAAAAAAGGGGTTGACAGAGGGGAGAGAAGAACGCACTGTCATCTCTATTGTAGGAATGGCAGGATTGG TTGAACGGTTGCTGAGGGATCTGACAAAGGAGCTTTGCGAAGAAAGAAATGAGCAGCCTCCTCAGGATGTTGAAACTATGAATCAAATGTCCTTGATAAAAGAAGTCAGAAAACGCTTGTGCAATAAGAGGTATGTTGTCTTGTTTGATGACGTATGGAATGAAAAATTTTGGGATGACATTGAATTAGCtctaattgataataaaaatggaAGTAGGATACTAATCACTACCCGGGATGAGAGGGTTGTGGAGTTCTGTAAAAAAGCTTTATCTTTTGAGGTGCATAAGCTACAACCTTTAAGTAAAGAAAAATCATTGGAGTTGTTATGTAGGAGGGCATTTGGGTATGATTTTGATGGACGTTGTCCAGAAGATTATGAAGAAGTAGGTCTAGACATAGTTAGGAAGTGTGAGTGTTTACCTTTAGCAATTGTGGCCATTGGTAGTCTTTTATATAGAAAATGTAAAAGTTCATCAGAATGGCACCTGTTTAGTCAAAATCTAAGTTCGGAGTTGCAGGGCAATTCTGAGTTACACAGtgtaacaaaaattttaagtttGAGTTATGATGCTTTGCCACAAAATTTGAGGTCATGTTTGTTGTATTTCGGAATGTATCCTGAAGATTACGAAGTTAAATGTGATAGATTAATTTGGCAGTGGATAGCTGAAGGGTTTGTCAAACATGAAAGTAGAAAAAACTTAGAAGAAGTTGCACAACAATATTTAATGGAATTGATTAGTAGAAGCTTGGTGCTAGTATCATCATTTAGCACAGATGGGAAAGTGAAAGCATGTCGTGTTCATGACTCAATGCATGAAATGATCCGTctaaaaattaagaatacaGAGTTTTGTGAGTATATTGACGAGCATAATCATTTGGAGCCAAGTGGTACCATTCGACGCTTAGCAATAGCAACGAGTTCCAATGGTTTAATTGGATCTATTGAAGAATCACAACATGTTcggtcaattttatttttcactaatAAAGTGTTGTCTGAAGACTTCACTATCCGCTTGCTTGCGATTGCGAAATACATGCGGTTGAAGGTGCTCGATTTTGAATTTGCTCCCTTATATAATGTTCCTGAAAGTTTGGGAAGTTTAATCAACTTAAAGTATCTAAGCTTCCGGGATACATACATTAGAAGTCTTCCAAAATCCATTTGTAAGCTGCAGAACTTGGAGACCTTAGATGTACGAGCAAATAGGGAGATTGCGATGCAGAACTTGGAGATCTTAGATGTACGAGCAAATAGGGAGATTGAGGTACCAAAGGAGATTACCAAGCTGAGAAAGCTACGTTGTTTTTTGGGTAACCGAATATCTTCCATTGCATTGAAGGATAGCCTTGGGAGCATAACATCCCTGGAAAAGATGCATGTACTAGAAATAGATCCAGATGGAGAGGTGATTAGAGAGATTGGAAAGCTAAAGCAACTAAGGGATCTGAGGGTTGTTAGTCTTAGGGGAGATGATGCTGACACTCTTTGTTCCTCAATAAACGAGATGCCACTCTTGGAGCGACTGCATATCTCCACAAAATATGGGACTGAAGCAATTGACTTGCAGATTAGGTCATCCTTGTCTAAACTAAGGAAGCTTCACCTGTATGGCAATTTAAAAGAGTTCCCAATTTGGATACCGCGGCTCCAGAATCTTGTGAAATTGTCTTTGGTTCAATCCCGGTTAACTAACATTCCATTGATATCTCTGGGAAATATGCCAAATGTGTTGATCCTCTCTTTAAGTTTGAATTCTTATGAAGGAGAAACTTTACATTTTCAAAAGGGAGGATTTCAGAAACTAAAGGAACTAGAGCTCCAACGTTTGCATCAATTGAGCTCCATCTTTATTGATAGCGGAACACTGCAATCTTTGGAAAAGCTTCTGATAATAAATATTCCCAAACTGAAGACAGTACCCTCTGGCATTCAACACTTAAAGAAACTCCGACTTCTCCACATGTTATATATGCCGTCTGAATTTAAACAGAGGATTGACCCCAATGGAGGAAAGGAGCATTGGATGATCAAACATGTGCCCGATGTACGGTTTGTCCCTTTGCTATTGGCCGAGGGATTTGCCAAAATGTTTTCTTTGCGGTTGTAG
- the LOC114186887 gene encoding disease resistance protein RPM1-like isoform X1: MTETVVSFASQHLLSKFLDAVKMVRDLPKEVAEVTDELESFQDFIHDANKVAEAEEDNNKRDRIRKRLTRLTEAAFRMEDVIDDYVLCDNKQPEEDPRCADLLCEAVQIIKTQILRLQIAYQIQDVKSVVRGEKDAFQKHFPIEPRSDGSRENENFTWHKLRVDPLFKQDEEVVGLEGPIQTLKKGLTEGREERTVISIVGMAGLGKTTLSKQVFDRVHKHFECHALITVSRPYTVERLLRDLTKELCEERNEQPPQDVETMNQMSLIKEVRKRLCNKRYVVLFDDVWNEKFWDDIELALIDNKNGSRILITTRDERVVEFCKKALSFEVHKLQPLSKEKSLELLCRRAFGYDFDGRCPEDYEEVGLDIVRKCECLPLAIVAIGSLLYRKCKSSSEWHLFSQNLSSELQGNSELHSVTKILSLSYDALPQNLRSCLLYFGMYPEDYEVKCDRLIWQWIAEGFVKHESRKNLEEVAQQYLMELISRSLVLVSSFSTDGKVKACRVHDSMHEMIRLKIKNTEFCEYIDEHNHLEPSGTIRRLAIATSSNGLIGSIEESQHVRSILFFTNKVLSEDFTIRLLAIAKYMRLKVLDFEFAPLYNVPESLGSLINLKYLSFRDTYIRSLPKSICKLQNLETLDVRANREIAMQNLEILDVRANREIEVPKEITKLRKLRCFLGNRISSIALKDSLGSITSLEKMHVLEIDPDGEVIREIGKLKQLRDLRVVSLRGDDADTLCSSINEMPLLERLHISTKYGTEAIDLQIRSSLSKLRKLHLYGNLKEFPIWIPRLQNLVKLSLVQSRLTNIPLISLGNMPNVLILSLSLNSYEGETLHFQKGGFQKLKELELQRLHQLSSIFIDSGTLQSLEKLLIINIPKLKTVPSGIQHLKKLRLLHMLYMPSEFKQRIDPNGGKEHWMIKHVPDVRFVPLLLAEGFAKMFSLRL, from the coding sequence ATGACAGAAACTGTAGTGTCTTTTGCGAGTCAGCATTTGCTTTCAAAATTTTTGGATGCTGTGAAGATGGTGAGAGATCTCCCAAAAGAAGTTGCAGAAGTTACAGATGAACTAGAAAGCTTTCAAGATTTCATCCATGACGCAAATAAAGTGGCTGAAGCTGAAGAAGATAACAATAAACGGGATAGAATAAGAAAAAGGTTGACGAGGCTGACAGAAGCTGCCTTTCGCATGGAAGATGTAATCGATGACTATGTGTTATGTGACAATAAGCAACCTGAAGAAGATCCTCGATGTGCAGATTTACTCTGTGAGGCTGTTCAGATCATCAAAACTCAAATCCTTCGCCTTCAAATAGCGTATCAGATTCAGGACGTTAAATCAGTTGTTCGAGGGGAAAAAGATGCCTTCCAAAAACATTTTCCAATAGAACCAAGATCAGACGGCTCTAGAGAAAACGAAAATTTCACATGGCATAAACTTCGAGTGGATCCTCTCTTTAAGCAAGATGAGGAGGTTGTTGGGCTTGAAGGCCCTATACAAACACTAAAAAAGGGGTTGACAGAGGGGAGAGAAGAACGCACTGTCATCTCTATTGTAGGAATGGCAGGATTGGGTAAAACCACTCTTTCTAAGCAAGTTTTTGACAGGGTCCATAAACACTTTGAGTGTCATGCACTGATCACAGTGTCTCGACCCTATACAGTTGAACGGTTGCTGAGGGATCTGACAAAGGAGCTTTGCGAAGAAAGAAATGAGCAGCCTCCTCAGGATGTTGAAACTATGAATCAAATGTCCTTGATAAAAGAAGTCAGAAAACGCTTGTGCAATAAGAGGTATGTTGTCTTGTTTGATGACGTATGGAATGAAAAATTTTGGGATGACATTGAATTAGCtctaattgataataaaaatggaAGTAGGATACTAATCACTACCCGGGATGAGAGGGTTGTGGAGTTCTGTAAAAAAGCTTTATCTTTTGAGGTGCATAAGCTACAACCTTTAAGTAAAGAAAAATCATTGGAGTTGTTATGTAGGAGGGCATTTGGGTATGATTTTGATGGACGTTGTCCAGAAGATTATGAAGAAGTAGGTCTAGACATAGTTAGGAAGTGTGAGTGTTTACCTTTAGCAATTGTGGCCATTGGTAGTCTTTTATATAGAAAATGTAAAAGTTCATCAGAATGGCACCTGTTTAGTCAAAATCTAAGTTCGGAGTTGCAGGGCAATTCTGAGTTACACAGtgtaacaaaaattttaagtttGAGTTATGATGCTTTGCCACAAAATTTGAGGTCATGTTTGTTGTATTTCGGAATGTATCCTGAAGATTACGAAGTTAAATGTGATAGATTAATTTGGCAGTGGATAGCTGAAGGGTTTGTCAAACATGAAAGTAGAAAAAACTTAGAAGAAGTTGCACAACAATATTTAATGGAATTGATTAGTAGAAGCTTGGTGCTAGTATCATCATTTAGCACAGATGGGAAAGTGAAAGCATGTCGTGTTCATGACTCAATGCATGAAATGATCCGTctaaaaattaagaatacaGAGTTTTGTGAGTATATTGACGAGCATAATCATTTGGAGCCAAGTGGTACCATTCGACGCTTAGCAATAGCAACGAGTTCCAATGGTTTAATTGGATCTATTGAAGAATCACAACATGTTcggtcaattttatttttcactaatAAAGTGTTGTCTGAAGACTTCACTATCCGCTTGCTTGCGATTGCGAAATACATGCGGTTGAAGGTGCTCGATTTTGAATTTGCTCCCTTATATAATGTTCCTGAAAGTTTGGGAAGTTTAATCAACTTAAAGTATCTAAGCTTCCGGGATACATACATTAGAAGTCTTCCAAAATCCATTTGTAAGCTGCAGAACTTGGAGACCTTAGATGTACGAGCAAATAGGGAGATTGCGATGCAGAACTTGGAGATCTTAGATGTACGAGCAAATAGGGAGATTGAGGTACCAAAGGAGATTACCAAGCTGAGAAAGCTACGTTGTTTTTTGGGTAACCGAATATCTTCCATTGCATTGAAGGATAGCCTTGGGAGCATAACATCCCTGGAAAAGATGCATGTACTAGAAATAGATCCAGATGGAGAGGTGATTAGAGAGATTGGAAAGCTAAAGCAACTAAGGGATCTGAGGGTTGTTAGTCTTAGGGGAGATGATGCTGACACTCTTTGTTCCTCAATAAACGAGATGCCACTCTTGGAGCGACTGCATATCTCCACAAAATATGGGACTGAAGCAATTGACTTGCAGATTAGGTCATCCTTGTCTAAACTAAGGAAGCTTCACCTGTATGGCAATTTAAAAGAGTTCCCAATTTGGATACCGCGGCTCCAGAATCTTGTGAAATTGTCTTTGGTTCAATCCCGGTTAACTAACATTCCATTGATATCTCTGGGAAATATGCCAAATGTGTTGATCCTCTCTTTAAGTTTGAATTCTTATGAAGGAGAAACTTTACATTTTCAAAAGGGAGGATTTCAGAAACTAAAGGAACTAGAGCTCCAACGTTTGCATCAATTGAGCTCCATCTTTATTGATAGCGGAACACTGCAATCTTTGGAAAAGCTTCTGATAATAAATATTCCCAAACTGAAGACAGTACCCTCTGGCATTCAACACTTAAAGAAACTCCGACTTCTCCACATGTTATATATGCCGTCTGAATTTAAACAGAGGATTGACCCCAATGGAGGAAAGGAGCATTGGATGATCAAACATGTGCCCGATGTACGGTTTGTCCCTTTGCTATTGGCCGAGGGATTTGCCAAAATGTTTTCTTTGCGGTTGTAG